In the genome of Primulina eburnea isolate SZY01 chromosome 13, ASM2296580v1, whole genome shotgun sequence, the window ttattttaaaaaaaaaaaaattgatcaagATTATAAAACAAAACAGCCCATCGGAAACacaaaaattatacatttaataATTTAGATTATTGGGTACTATAATTAAAGTGAGAATAAGTTTTCAAGATAAATGATAAATTGACAGTGTCAGGACCAGACGTCAAGCCCTAATCCCGAACCGATGAATGATGATTTTGTCCTTGACTGGGTCTTCACAACCatcttatatatatgtgtgtatatatgtatataatggCCGTCCAAGACTAGGAGACAACCATCTTTGTGGCGTCCGGTTTAgaaattcataattattcctTTACTAGGTGCCACATTTACTTTCAATCTTTCTTTATTgaatttctatttttatttttaccattattattattagaaagatattgtagataaaaatttaattacgttctacaataatttaaagattatctacaaatatttacattcttatttcaaatatgtacaattattttacagcggaagtttaacattcataattatgttacagcggaagttcaacattcatttataaacaaatcatctcaactttcaaatgctcttatttcagcttcagttattttcctcttgttccaattcgggggttcctgtgtctggaaattacaatagacgaaaagaaacagagggttaagtctttgaggacttagtgagtttaaatcaatatatggcttttaaataacacttcatcataattatacatgaaataataggcataaaaatttagatattatgaatgatatgcaatgaaataatagataaatgaaaattccataAAATAACATTGGTGGCTCTAATCGAGCACTTTTTGTGAGCCGGGTGAACCATTCTCCGGACCGAAATATTCGGTGCGCgttgttcagatgaaccatatacccgggacttttgacccgttgttcattggactcattttccgggccgaggccacgttgtccagtggactcaatttccggaccgaaatccgttgtccatgactccattcattcattcattcattcatgatatatcaatccattcataaatatgcaagaaaatatatcagtaattgaaatgaacagtggatgatatttgaacattaaataaatgctattgAAATTTTCAGGCCAAATGCCAAGGGCTTTATAgaagaatgaatagtaatttcctCACCTGGTAACTTACAGTTTAGGCTTGATTAATACTCCGAGTTCCTGGAGCAAgtcctaaaaatatattatgaatgatatttacatgttagagtttttaagtaactagctgatcatttccagattattttttgttcaaaatttaatccggttgattttaattaagtttcaaaaattcatattaattagaagGTATATTCAAACATTACGAAAGTTGGCCAAAAAGTCGGAAATATCATCACAAACTTTCGGCCGCCGGAAAATCGCCATTCCGGCGGCGCGTGAGATTCACGCGCTGAATGTGCCGGCGCGTGGCTGGCCGTCCGGCGGCCACGCGCGGCCGGGTTTTTTCCAGGATGTGTAACATTTTATGATCTTGAATTCTTTAGTTGAAAGTTTTGTCAAATTCCTAGCCGATCAATACCAGAATTAAATATCGTCGTATGGTTAACTGAGGTACTCCGACATTCCGGAAATCTCAGTTCCGGCAATATTTTGGGACGACGGACGATATGTACTtcatctatgcaacaagaggtATAACTTTGTTATTAAAGTTGACCTCTAGTTTGGTGTGTAACTATAAGAAAATAAGCGAAAAGTACCTAGTTTGAATACGGTATACCGTTGTCGATTTGCGGAATATATTTgttggattttcttgttttcgGTCGATCTTCTTACGTCACCTCCAGCGTTATATTGTTTTATGATATGAGGTGAATAGTTGGTGATTTATCGGGATTTTTCGGAAAGGATATGGCTTttccttctattttttcttctttttctccCTTTTCTCTTCCTTCTTTTCTATTTCTCGGTTGCTTTCTTGTTCGGTGGATTTCTGGTGGAATATCCGGTATATATAGAGAAATTTTGTGCTTAtccttattaatttattattatttttatttatttattttattattttattatttatttatttaattttttattaaatagaaaaaatgttatgtttatccaaacttaatattattatatttgtgTATCTAATTATTAACCCGATGTATTGAACCTAATTATAAATTATCTTATAATTATTGTACTTAATTACTTAACATATATATTGAGTTtagttataatattttattatattttgggtatttgattttggaaTGGGAAGCTCATagtgcttgatgaatttttaagtgtattgtgatgtatttcAATTTATTTCTAGACACtttggacaaataaaatttgtaccgaaaaataatgtgataaaattttaaaagtgaaaataataaaatttatactaataaaaatgtatttatgCACCTTTGTTTTTAGGATGTCACAATCTTACTAACAACTTTACTCggtttatacatatatatgtatatatatatatctacttacatataaatataccacTTCCAATTGTGAATTTCCATATTTGTCCttctctatttatttatttagcttAGCAAGTAGTTTTTTCATATGGGTTAACTTGtaatttatttcttttatattaaataactaattattaaaatatgatGATTACTATTCATTGAATACATTGAATTTATTCCTATTTCAAGCATTAATTTCCATGTTTGTCCttctctatttatttatttagcttAACAAGTTGTTTTTTTATATGGGTTAACTTGTAATTTCTTATatatgtgtgcgtgtgtgtCTTAATATTCATTGAATACATTGAATTTATTCCTACTTCTCATCTTGTGGTTCTACATgaccttcttcttctttttttcccaGAGCCCGATTAATTAATCtatttacatataaatataatactTCCAATCTACttacatataaatataccacTTCCAATTGTGAATTTCCATATTTGTCCttctctatttatttatttagcttAGCAAGTAGTTTTTTTATATGGGTTAACTTGtaatttatttcttttatcttaaataactaattattaaaatatgatGATTACTATTCATTGAATGCATTGAATTTATTCCTACTTCAATCATGAATTTCCATGTTTGTCCttctctatttatttatttaacttaaCAAGTTGTTTTTTTATATAGGTTAACTTGTAATTTCTTATatatgtgtgcgtgtgtgtCTTAATATTCATTGAATACATTGAATTTATTCTTACTTCTCATCTTGTGGTTCTACATgaccttcttcttctttttttccccATAGCCCGATTAATTAATCTacttacatataaatataatactTCCAATTGTGAATTAGTAAAATATATTTGTCAATTTtcacaaaatttaaaaattacatcTATGTCTCTAAGGATTTATTTTTAtggttattataaatatatcacTCCTTTCATCTCAACTATATATtagtatatatttattttagttttattacattaatttaattaatatattgtttttttggggtttcattttattttagtgattatctatttttattttttactttattatttaattgttaGGTTGGTttttttgatttaattaatttgatttatcgATGGTTCGTTTTTGTTTCCGtttctttttcttaatttttttttacggtttggttaatttatataatatatctattatttttcacaaaattatgaGATTATAATAGTCTGGAAAGATTTATTTTGATAGTAATTTTGTGCTCTTCTCTTCCGAATTATATATATGAGCAGTATTATTCATTTAATACATTGAATTTATTCCTAACTTTTCCCTCCTTGTTATTCTACATGGCTTCTTCTTGATTTTTTCAGAGTTtggttaattattaattaaatagtaaaatatatttgaaacttgtcacaaaatttgAAGTTTACATCTCGATTTCTAAGGATTTAATGTTGGTTATTTTGAGCTCCCCTATTCCAAACTATATATTAgtctatatttatttgatttttattatattaatttttcttAATGCATTGGATCTTTTaaggttttattttattttagtgaTTATCTATTTTTTTCCTTCCATGAGTTTTTTTACTTAGTTATTTAACTTTACGTTGGTTTCCTTgatttaattagtttaattaATCAATGGTAAGTGTTTTGAATCCATTTTTTTCTTAAACAATTTTTGCGGTTCtgatataaattatattagttTCTAATGATTTATTTTGATAGCCATTTTGAGCTCTCCTCAACTAAATAATGAAAGAAATTTATTCTCATTTTCAACTTCAATCTCATTATacttttattgaataatttatcaCAATATTTTACCTTAAATAAGACAAATATTACAAAAGTACTTTAATATGatactatatttttatttttaatttcttaCATTGTGATATTTAATAATTGTATCAGTATATATCAAGCTTATGCTTTTCTACAAGTGTGATTAAAAATGTCAGTAAATGTCTTTTTTCAtggtaattaaaaaaaaaaaaaaatagacacTGAGAGTATGTAGATTCTATATGCACTTTTGAAAATTTTTCTAatgttttatttgtaatttaattttattagtttgatttatttcaactttattcatataaagataaattaatgagaaattaaaaataatggaaatttctttatatttatgaaataatccTTATAATTTTTTAACCAAGATAATccttataataaatatgaattatagtgATACTTTATTAGCATttgttatatataaaatttttatatatgatatttttaactgAGTACTacgtattttttattaattccaATTGTGAATTTCCATATTTGTCCttctctatttatttatttagcttAGCAAGTAGTTTTTTTATATGGGTTAACTTGtaatttatttcttttatcttaaataactaattattaaaatatgatGATTACTATTCATTGAATGCATTGAATTTATTCCTACTTCAATCATGAATTTCCATGTTTGTCCttctctatttatttatttaacttaaCAAGTTGTTTTTTTATATAGGTTAACTTGTAATTTCTTATatatgtgtgcgtgtgtgtCTTAATATTCATTGAATACATTGAATTTATTCTTACTTCTCATCTTGTGGTTCTACATgaccttcttcttctttttttccccATAGCCCGATTAATTAATCTacttacatataaatataatactTCCAATTGTGAATTAGTAAAATATATTTGTCAATTTtcacaaaatttaaaaattacatcTATGTCTCTAAGGATTTATTTTTAtggttattataaatatatcacTCCTTTCATCTCAACTATATATtagtatatatttattttagttttattacattaatttaattaatatattgtttttttggggtttcattttattttagtgattatctatttttattttttactttattatttaattgttaGGTTGGTttttttgatttaattaatttgatttatcgATGGTTCGTTTTTGTTTCCGtttctttttcttaatttttttttacggtttggttaatttatataatatatctattatttttcacaaaattatgaGATTATAATAGTCTGGAAAGATTTATTTTGATAGTAATTTTGTGCTCTTCTCTTCCGAATTATATATATGAGCAGTATTATTCATTTAATACATTGAATTTATTCCTAACTTTTCCCTCCTTGTTATTCTACATGGCTTCTTCTTGATTTTTTCAGAGTTtggttaattattaattaaatagtaaaatatatttgaaacttgtcacaaaatttgAAGTTTACATCTCGATTTCTAAGGATTTAATGTTGGTTATTTTGAGCTCCCCTATTCCAAACTATATATTAgtctatatttatttgatttttattatattaatttttcttAATGCATTGGATCTTTTaaggttttattttattttagtgaTTATCTATTTTTTTCCTTCCATGAGTTTTTTTACTTAGTTATTTAACTTTACGTTGGTTTCCTTgatttaattagtttaattaATCAATGGTAAGTGTTTTGAATCCATTTTTTTCTTAAACAATTTTTGCGGTTCtgatataaattatattagttTCTAATGATTTATTTTGATAGCCATTTTGAGCTCTCCTCAACTAAATAATGAAAGAAATTTATTCTCATTTTCAACTTCAATCTCATTATacttttattgaataatttatcaCAATATTTTACCTTAAATAAGACAAATATTACAAAAGTACTTTAATATGatactatatttttatttttaatttcttaCATTGTGATATTTAATAATTGTATCAGTATATATATCAAGCTTATGCTTTTCTACAAGTGTGATTAAAAATGTCAGTAAATGTCTTTTTTCAtggtaatttaaaaaaaaaaaaaaatagacacTGAGAGTATGTAGATTCTATATGCACTTTTGAAAATTTTCTAatgttttatttgtaatttaattttattagtttgatttatttcaactttattcatataaagataaattaatgagaaattaaaaataatgaaaatttctttatatttatgaaataatccTTATAATTTTTTAACCAAGATAATccttataataaatatgaattatagtgATACTTTATTAGCATttgttatatataaaattttatatatgatatttttaactgAGTACTACGTATTTTTATTAATTCATTGTGAATTTCCATATTTGTCCTTCTCTATTATTTATTAGCTTAGCAAGTAGTTGTTTATATGGGTtaacttgaatttattcttttatcttaaataactaattattaaaatatgatGATTACATTCATTGAATGCATTGATTTATTTCCTACTTTCAATCATGAATTTCCATGTTTGTCCttctctatttatttatttaacttaaCAAGTTGTTTTTTTATATAGGTTAACTTGTAATTTCTTATatatgtgtgcgtgtgtgtCTTAATATTCATTGAATACATTGAATTTATTCTTACTTCTCATCTTGTGGTTCTACATgaccttcttcttctttttttccccATAGCCCGATTAATTAATCTacttacatataaatataatactTCCAATTGTGAATTAGTAAAATATATTTGTCAATTTtcacaaaatttaaaaattacatcTATGTCTCTAAGGATTTATTTTTAtggttattataaatatatcacTCCTTTCATCTCAACTATATATtagtatatatttattttagttttattacattaatttaattaatatattgtttttttggggtttcattttattttagtgattatctatttttattttttactttattatttaattgttaGGTTGGTttttttgatttaattaatttgatttatcgATGGTTCGTTTTTGTTTCCGtttctttttcttaatttttttttacggtttggttaatttatataatatatctattatttttcacaaaattatgaGATTATAATAGTCTGGAAAGATTTATTTTGATAGTAATTTTGTGCTCTTCTCTTCCGAATTATATATATGAGCAGTATTATTCATTTAATACATTGAATTTATTCCTAACTTTTCCCTCCTTGTTATTCTACATGGCTTCTTCTTGATTTTTTCAGAGTTtggttaattattaattaaatagtaaaatatatttgaaacttgtcacaaaatttgAAGTTTACATCTCGATTTCTAAGGATTTAATGTTGGTTATTTTGAGCTCCCCTATTCCAAACTATATATTAgtctatatttatttgatttttattatattaatttttcttAATGCATTGGATCTTTTaaggttttattttattttagtgaTTATCTATTTTTTTCCTTCCATGAGTTTTTTTACTTAGTTATTTAACTTTACGTTGGTTTCCTTgatttaattagtttaattaATCAATGGTAAGTGTTTTGAATCCATTTTTTTCTTAAACAATTTTTGCGGTTCtgatataaattatattagttTCTAATGATTTATTTTGATAGCCATTTTGAGCTCTCCTCAACTAAATAATGAAAGAAATTTATTCTCATTTTCAACTTCAATCTCATTATacttttattgaataatttatcaCAATATTTTACCTTAAATAAGACAAATATTACAAAAGTACTTTAATATGatactatatttttatttttaatttcttaCATTGTGATATTTAATAATTGTATCAGTATATATATCAAGCTTATGCTTTTCTACAAGTGTGATTAAAAATGTCAGTAAATGTCTTTTTTCAtggtaatttaaaaaaaaaaaaaaatagacacTGAGAGTATGTAGATTCTATATGCACTTTTGAAAATTTTTCTAatgttttatttgtaatttaattttattagtttgatttatttcaactttattcatataaagataaattaatgagaaattaaaaataatggaaatttctttatatttatgaaataatccTTATAATTTTTTAACCAAGATAATccttataataaatatgaattatagtgATACTTTATTAGCATttgttataaaatttttatatatgatatttttaactgAGTACTacgtattttttattaattggtctcttgtgagacggtctcaagaaAAATTATTAGTGAGATAGATTGACTTtgtcatatttaaaataataatactttggcataaaaagtaatattttttttattaataactcAATTAGGATTTTTGCCTCAAAAAATTGACTCGACCgtctcataaattttttatgttattttatttatatatgtgttttactatatatacatatatatttgaatgatattattttaaaattttctttcacataaaattattaaaatcatTATCGATTTACAAATGATctattctgatataaaattaactatatataatatgtattcTAAAAACAAACAGAGAAagtaaacaaaattaaaaattagcaaaatcacaattgatATTTAACTTAATAACAAGATtagtgattttattttaatattattataacaATTTAGTTAAATAAGAGAATTTCATTTGACAATCGTTTCACAAAAGCTCACAAACCATATGTTATTTAATCGattttaaacattatttaatatcgtgattatatttttaatattaatcatCCACGTGCGATGCACGTGAATAttcctagtatatatatatatatgtatataatggCCGTCCAAGACTAGGAGACAACCATCTTACTAACAACTTTACTCGGTTTTGAAAAACGAAGTCATtcattcaaataaataattaaataatcatatatatGCTGACCCAAGAGACACTCCAATTCCAAGTCTACTTGAGATTTACAAGTATTCATGGTTATTTTGATTTCCTTAAATTAAATCCAGCTTCATCTATATGGAGAACAACATGTTTTGCCATATAACTATTCGTTATTTTAATTCATTAGCTTGCCCATTTTTGTTTTCCAATTTTAATATCATCGGAGTGCTAATGTGATATCGAACACATTAGCAATATCCGACGCCACATCTATATTTTCTGACATCATATCAGCATTTCTCAGTATAATGTCAGTATAATAGTGAAAAAAGacttaaattgaaaaaaatacaaACTAGTTTACGAAGgctttgaaatatattctatGACTTTATTAATAGAGGGGGAAGCACAACTTAAATTAGAATAACATAACCATGTTTTgtatcaaaaaaataatttcacatCCGTATTTTCCTTTAGAATTTAGTTGAGAGTTTTAATTTAGTTATCGTGCGTAGTTCATGCATATATAAGAAAGACATATACTAAATATATGTTGAGCAAATTAGTCAAATGGATATCCAATAACCAATAGTCAGTAATTCAAGAGCGTGCATTAAGGACTTTCTAGACGAATTAAAACTAGAAATGGGTATGAAATTGACATCCAAGACTTGGAGTCAACCATCATGCTATCTATttggtgttgataagtaagccATAACCAAGAGATACTCCAAGCAAAGCAAATCTCTGACTGAGTGGTATTTGTGTGTATACATAATTCTGCTCATCGGGAAATTGGTCAGATTCACTACATGGTGTAAAGTACAGAACTCAATATCGCCATGGCTCAACAAATAATTTAGCAGAAAAGGTATGTGCTCAAAATAATATATAGAAGCTGTTTTGTTCATTTGCTTTTCTGTAACTTATTAGATTActtgaatttaaatttttattgattatGCTAAATTTGAACATTTTGGTTTGTGGTTACCATAATTATTAGCTTTGTCAAACTATACAAAAACTCATTTGAGACAGTCTTATtgatcaattttgtgatataGTTATTCTATTTGGGtcaatcataaaaaaatattattttttatcgtaAATATAAACATGATTGAACCGTTTTATGAATAAAAATCCGTAAAACCGTCGTCACAATAGACCTAGTCGTCCAAGAAAGGGTGAACAAGAACACTCAAATCGattgatacaatcaaaatcattccATATTTAGTGGTCAGACGTTTGTTCGGTCGAGCTAGAAAATCACAAATATGCTATATGAGCTTTTATGATTTTGGCAAGTTTTGGACGGGGGTTCAGACACGACTCACCGACCAGAAAAAAATTAGGCAGCTGACCCAAAAAAATGATCGGATTGGGTTGAGTTCGAGTCAACctcgaaaattttaattttcttaaaaaaatataattaatatacattacctaaattttatttattgtatatcagaaaaaatatttattgtatatttatatcataaattttcataatttaatatttattttgaatattttttattttttaaacaattgtttattttatttactaAATATACTATATTTTTCTACGATTAGACTTtcgaatttaaatcatatatatgatgaggattttgttattatatgtTCGGTCGAGTTCGGGTTGAGCAATTTTTGAATAGTACTATTGCTCAATCCGACTCAACCCACCTGAATTGACACTTCTAGTTTTGGACAATAAATTctttatgagtaggtctcttgtgatacggtttcacgaatctttatctgtgagacaagtcaaccataccgattttcaagcaataaaaaataatactcttaacataaaaaataatatttttcatggatgacccaaataagagatccgtctcataaaatacgacctgtgagatccTCTCACGCAAGTTTTTGTCATTCTTTATTCCTAATAATAACCAAAATGATGTCTCGTATGTAGCGACCTTTTAAATCCATCTATACACTGAGTTTTCAAGCAACTGAGGAAGGAAATGAGCTTTCCCTCAACACTCATCAGCTGTATAATTCTCCTCCTATGCCTAACAACTATGACTTTAGCGATGTCTTTGTCGAAGCCTGGTTGTCCCGAAAAGTGTGGAAATGTCACCATTCCATATCCATTCGGGGTCGGTTCAAAATGCAGCGCAAATAATTCATTCACGATAATGTGCCAGAATTCTTCAATTCCATTATTAGCCGGAATCAATTTGGAAGTGGTGAATATTTCCCTAGGAGGTGTAATCAGAGTGAAACAGCCTGTTTCACCAATGGCTTGCACTGGTGAACAGAGGACACAGTCTCTGGTTACATCACTGCTGGGAAGTCCTTTTACTATTTCTCCAGAATTGAATTCGTTGGTCGTTCTAGGATGTAAAAATGCGGGATGGTTTCGTGGTAATAAAACATCGATGATAGGTGGATGCATGGCCCTTTGTGATGCTAATACGACACTTCACAATGGTTGTAATGGCGTTAACTGCTGCCAGATTTCAATCATGGAAGGGATTCGGGAACTTGATTTTACTTACAGGAGCATTGCGCCATTAGGCAAAAATGACAGTTTTTGCGGATATGCTTTTCTTGCTGCGTACACATGGTTCCCAAGTGCTTATAACACGTATAAAGACCTTCGAAGAGATTTGTTAAATCCGTTTGATGAAGAATTCAGATTTGCAACTTTGGCACTCCAGTGGATGCCGCCGTACAACCTCACCGTTTCCTCCAATGCTAGTTGCTATGAAAGAGACTATAACTATGATTCTTATAATtctgattattataattattataatacaGGTTCTACAGTATGCTTTTGCGATATTGGATATGAAGGAAATCCTTATCTACCATTAGGGTGCCAGGATATTGACGAGTGTAGCGATGACACATTTAATTACTGCCCAGATACTTGTACCAACACAAAAGGCTCTTTCACATGTGATTATGAGGATGATGAGCATGGTCCCGCTTCAAAAGTTAAAGTACCGCTTATCGTTGTTGGAAGTGTGCTAAGCACACTATTTTTGAGTGTTGTTGCCTGGAGATCCTCCAAAGTTGTTATCAAAAGATATAAGGCTAATCGCAAATTGAGGTACTTCAAACGAAATGGTGGCTTGTTGTTGGAAAAACATGAGTTGTCTGCCACTGATAAAGGCGTAGAGAAGATCAAGTTATTTAGCTCAAAGGACTTGGCAAAAGCCACCGATCGCTACAATGAAAATCGTGTGCTTGGCAGTGGTGGCCAAGGTACTGTCTATAAAGGAATGTTGACAGATGGAAGAATTGTGGCCATTAAGAAATCTGAGGGAATAGATGAAGATGATATTGAAACTTTTATCAACGAGGTAGTTATTTTATCACAGATAAACCACAGGAATGTGGTTAAGCTATTGGGATGTTGCCTAGAGTCTGAAGTTCCACTTCTTGTGTACGAGTTCATACCAAATGGAACCCTGTTTAAGCATATCCATCATCCAAATGAAGAGTTCCCATTAACTTGGGAAATGCGTGTGCGAATCGCCATAGAAGTAGCCAACTCCCTGTCTTACCTACATTCAGCTGCATCTGCTCCAATATATCATCGGGATATCAAGTCTACAAACATACTGCTTGATGAGAAGTACAGGGCAAAAGTTTCAGACTTTGGAACGTCAAGGTTGGTTTCAATCGACAAAACTCACTTGACCACAAGAGTACTTGGAACCTTTGGTTACTTGGATCCTGAGTACTTCCAATCAAGCCAGTTTACTGAAAAGAGTGATGTTTATAGTTTCGGTGTGGTCATGGTCGAGCTTTTAACTGGGGAGAAAGCTGTATCAACAATTAGAGCGGATGTGGGGAGGAGTTTAGCCACACATTTCTTGCACTCGATGGAGGAAGATCACTTGTTCGATATTCTTGATGCTCTGGTGCTCAAAGAAGGCAAAAAAGAACAAATTTTGGCCATCGCTGAACTTGCCAATAGATGCCTGCACCTCCACGGCAAGAAAAGGCCAACAATGAAGGAAGTAGCGGCTGAGTTGGAAgcaattcaaaatttgaaagaggGGACTGTTTACCAGCGTGATGTTGAGGAAAATGAACAACATACAATTGAGATATCCGAGTCTTACAACTTCTCCTCAATCCCAGGAAGCACCAATTTTGATTCCAACATCACTTCAAGATCATCATCAGATGCTCAGCCACTTTTGATTGATGAACAATGAAGAACTTATCTCGTGATTAAATTCTTGTCTGTGTTTTTAACTATGTTATGGTCTGCTGCTGTGAATTTTTGTTGGTACGGTGAAAGTCCACGGAGTTTTCTCGAGTTATTTGCAGTAAAACAGTGTGGGGTTCAACGGTATACTGGTGTATGGTCTATGTACAACATAATTCATATAGTTAGCATATATGCTTCTCAATTTAACAAGATATATGTGTGACGTTAAACGGATAATTTAGAGTTGAGAAACTAATATTTCATTCAGGTTTACACTAAACTAGTGTTTGCAAATGTCTAAAAAAAGTTA includes:
- the LOC140810898 gene encoding wall-associated receptor kinase-like 8; translation: MSFPSTLISCIILLLCLTTMTLAMSLSKPGCPEKCGNVTIPYPFGVGSKCSANNSFTIMCQNSSIPLLAGINLEVVNISLGGVIRVKQPVSPMACTGEQRTQSLVTSLLGSPFTISPELNSLVVLGCKNAGWFRGNKTSMIGGCMALCDANTTLHNGCNGVNCCQISIMEGIRELDFTYRSIAPLGKNDSFCGYAFLAAYTWFPSAYNTYKDLRRDLLNPFDEEFRFATLALQWMPPYNLTVSSNASCYERDYNYDSYNSDYYNYYNTGSTVCFCDIGYEGNPYLPLGCQDIDECSDDTFNYCPDTCTNTKGSFTCDYEDDEHGPASKVKVPLIVVGSVLSTLFLSVVAWRSSKVVIKRYKANRKLRYFKRNGGLLLEKHELSATDKGVEKIKLFSSKDLAKATDRYNENRVLGSGGQGTVYKGMLTDGRIVAIKKSEGIDEDDIETFINEVVILSQINHRNVVKLLGCCLESEVPLLVYEFIPNGTLFKHIHHPNEEFPLTWEMRVRIAIEVANSLSYLHSAASAPIYHRDIKSTNILLDEKYRAKVSDFGTSRLVSIDKTHLTTRVLGTFGYLDPEYFQSSQFTEKSDVYSFGVVMVELLTGEKAVSTIRADVGRSLATHFLHSMEEDHLFDILDALVLKEGKKEQILAIAELANRCLHLHGKKRPTMKEVAAELEAIQNLKEGTVYQRDVEENEQHTIEISESYNFSSIPGSTNFDSNITSRSSSDAQPLLIDEQ